AAGAGCTTCCGTCCCTCATTGTTGACCTTACTAAAATGGCATGACTCTCTGGGCTGTTGTCTAGAGTCACCTCCCGTTCAATGACATCGTTGCTCAGAGCTTCATGTACAATCTGTCCACCGTACTTTACTACGCCAATATAGGCGTGGGTCAGCATATTTTTCCGCAGTTGAAAGACCGTAAATCCTGATCCTTCAATTTTGTGGACGTTTAGCTTGTCTAGGGTGCCTGGATCCAACAGGTCAATGTCTATATGGTATCTAACTAGTAGTGCATAAAAAGACTTTCCCGgtttatttataaactccAACATATTTTTTATGACTTTAGAATTCTCAATCTTGAAGGTATCCGTAACTCTAACTACATTTGTACCGTATCTGTCTCTGAACAGGCTGACTTGTCTTTCCATAATGTTGCTATACTGTGgcaaattttgatgattttcGTCCAAAACTCGCATTCCATTATCACTAATTGCGCCTATTCTGTAGTGTGTTTTGTATTCCGGAGCGACTCTATAGCGATTTAGATGAAAGAGTGTCCTGGACTTGATCACCTTTATCTTGTCTGGAATATCTCCAGATACGTCCAAATCTATCAAAAtcattccatttttatctcTCCTTTCTTCGTTATTGTTATCTCTTCTCTCTTCATCTCCAGGGTTAGCAATAATGGTCCTGGTGGACAAGAGGATAGTGAGCAGAAGCGGTACTCTCAGAACTGCATTCATTGTTGTTGGCGAATAAAATAAGCTTTAGTGGTAAGAATTTATTGTGGCAACACTAAAACGTCACATTCTTGGGTAAGCTTGCAGCAGCTACGAATTAGTGAGTATGCTAGCGATGTTCCATTGTCAGAGGGCAGAGGTACCTTGTCGCCATTATCACGACTCCTTACTCcccctatggatataatgctGTGATTAATTAATCTGCCCTGAGTGTATGCCATTCTGCACTACCCTTGTAGACCCTACGGTTTCTTCATGAGTTCGGAACGTGTCTCTATCTCATTCTCTCATAACTACAAGGTCTATTCCTGGCACTTCTTTTTGATAAATGACGAGGAAGGTGAGCAGTCTCGTCTGCATGTAGGCTTGTATCCCGTCTGTGATTCCCAGCCTGCTTGACATGGCACCTTGTAGCCACGCCGTCCCAAGAATATACCACTGGAATGGTACATGCTGGCATTTTATGTATGCCGCTTAATTCCTTTTCAAGGGTTTGGTACTCTGCCTAGTCGACTCCATTTCCTGAACCCTACTTGGACTCGTAACTCGTCCTTCCTCAGTATAGACACTCTTCCTCCTGTAGTAGAGTTGGATATCAGGTCTATTGTTCGTTATCCTGATATCCACCCCCATAGGAATGAATTGAGGTGAGGAACTTGGGGTAAATAAGTTCATTTTGTTATGTGTGTGTATTGATTTTCGCTGCATCATCACAGAGGATCTCGCTTTCTGCTATTTTTAACTTGTAGATTAAGGGTTCACAATGATGACAAAATCTCTGTTTGGTGTTGCTGTCTTTACTTACTTTGCTGTTTCCAGCGTTTTTGCAGCTGCTCAACCCTCACCTCAAGAACTTAAACCTGTTGCTGGTCCTGATGGACTTCAAGGACCTATAGGACCTGTTGGTAAAGGACTTACTGCTAAAACAATTGCTAAACCTGATCCTGGAAGTGCTAGAGAACTAAGCTCTGGTGCTAATAGTACACATGATAGAGAATCTACTGGTAAacctgaagaatctgaacGACGATATGATGGTCCCGGCTCTGCTGGTTTTTGTCCTGGTGGGCCCACTAATCCCAGTGCTTTTATTCATACTTGTAATCCTAAAGATAAACTCTATGCTGCTCTTTTATCTCCTCAATATTCTGGTCATGCTGAACAACTTGGTACCGGAGCTGCTTCTGTTGATCCTGTTGCTAGTAATAAAGCTCATGTTGAAGAAGCCGAGGATAAGATAAGCTCATCTCGACAAGAGGGTGCTGATCCTCAACCTGGACCTAAACCTGgtgaaggaaaagaagaggaagttGGTGATGTTGGGGATCGAGATGTAGAAATACAGCAGAAATTAGAAGAAGATAAACCCTTATCTCTAGTACAAGCTTCTGGTCTTCCTGGACCTCCCAGACCTGAAACTGATCAAGGTGAAGATGGTCAAGCTGATGAAACTCAAGGTAAAGATACTAAAGGTGCTGTAGGTGAAGAAAACTCTACTGCTAGTCAACATGGTAGTGGAGCTCAAAACCAAGGACATACTCCTACTGAAGAACCTCCAGCTGCTACTTCCTCTACTGCTGTTGATCAATCTCAATTACAACCTGAAGCTCTTGGTGCTGTTGAACTTGCTGGTCAAACTGCTTCTACTGCTCTTCCTGAAGCCCCTCAACAACCTGATGGTCCATCTCCCCCGGCTAATATTACTCAAGGTAATGCTCAAGGTGAAGATACTCTAActgaagatggtgaagGAGCAGGCTCTGGTGATAATAGTCCATCTAGTGAACCTACTCTCTCtactttttcttctccCCAAGCTACTACTTCTGAAGCTCATAATCCTGAAACTTCTGCTTCTGGAGATGCTCAACCTTTTGCTGAAGATGGTGGAGGGTCTCCTAAACCTGTTGCTCCTCAACTTGGTCAAGATACTCCTGAAGCTGAAGCTCTTACTGGTCAAGGATCTCTTGCTGGAGAAACCCCTGTCTCATCTGACCTACGTGCTACTCATAAAGGTAGATCTGCTCAATCTGGTAGAAAAGCTGGTGATGCTAGTGATGAAGGTAAAGCTGGCCAGCATACTAAAACTGATGGTTCTGCTGCTACTGTTGTTCAACCTGCTCCTAGAGTTGACGTTACCACTGCTGCCAAGATCCGTAACGGCATGAACTCAAGCTTCTCTGCCGACTACAAGGCTGTGTACGATGGATTTTCCGCCTCTCACGTCTTCTCGGCCATCGCTGTTGTCTTTGCCGTTGCTTTGTTCTACTAAGAGCCACGAATGTGAATCGTTCCTATTTGTGGAATTATAAATTAAGTTTTGGTGCGTGTGGTGTTTATGCATATCACATTCGTATTAGATATTCAGAAGACTGGTAGTTGCTGGAACAGTTTTGTCATTTACGTTTGCTCTTACATGCTGTTTTATTTCTGGGGTGCATGCTATTTTCGGAACAAGACAAATTAGCCTGGCCTGGGCTATTCCAGCCTATAATGAGATATTCCCTCCTGGTTGATCATGTATATCGTAGTGACCTCATCTACCAAACCTGCATGCACAACTGTCTGGTCATATCTATACTATAACtaataaggatgaataaatggactcggtggaagttgatgattggaTAGCCGGATTACtttctcatcttgttctgtggacagtctctctgacggtgaaCTAGTTGcgagggaggatgaatgtatggttgtctagggagtaaagtactggtctgctccctttggtcgcattgagactactcatggatctcagagcTTTGAAAGACAACACtctctctgaacatggaggatgactgAGAATTTTAGAGTATAGACTCGTTCTGGGAACTAACAACTTGATCATCTTAGACCTTGGTCCAGAATGGTCCATCCTCAATCTAGTGTTATaataaatattaaagagGATGTTCCTAGTGAATTAGAAACCACTGGATTTTATGGAGGATCTCCTGACAGAGAGGTAAGATTAGAAAAGTCTGAGAGTCCTCTATCTCCAGGTTTCTTAAAGTTCACACACGTAGCATCTGCTGGACAACCTTTTACCGTTGAGATTGTAATATATGAAAGTGAGAGTAACACTGTTGATGTAGGTGTGAAGAACAAAGAAATAAAACATTTAGCAGTATGGTATTGGTTTGGGGATATTAATCACAATCAGCCTATTCTCATAGAAGTATGGGAGAAGGATGGAACTTACACATATTACAACAAGGGAGATGACAATGGTTGGAGTATATATAACCTTCGATCTAATCCACTCAAAGGTGAAGCCCTTGAACGGAAACTGGAACATCTTAATTGTGAATATTACAAAGTGGTTACCATGGATCTCACTCTAGGTAAACACCAACATGGAAACTCGTACTGTTGTAGTAAGCATAATGGTCAAGAAAAGGTTTATGTTCAAGAGCTTAAAGTCCCAGTTGGTTCTCCACCAATCCCttactacaaacatgaaaTCATAGATAAAGGATATAAGCTCACTAAGATTAAGTACTATGATTACAGTGTTAATAGAAAACCTCATGCGTTAAGCTTTCCCATTCCTGGTTCAATAAGTGCCTGCGCATTCTACTGCGGAGGAAAAAATCCGGTCTTACTTTATCTACATTCTGAAGATAAAAACACCATTAGCGGATGGTTCAAAAAAAACACTATAGGTACTGGTGATAATTGGGAAAGAACCTTGACTGGAGTACCTTGTCCTGATGATATCAAAGGCTGTGATGATGGTTACTTTGATGCACTCGTGATGGAACTAATGAGTGCGGGATGTCCCTATTCAAGATGTACTGATAATAAATCCCTACATGGAGCATACGGTGATTCTACTTCTTTTGTTCCTTCTGGACTTCAAGGTAATGCTCAACCTCCTCAATATTTACCTAAAGAATATCCTCAGCCCGCCGTTTCATATTACCGGCCTGATGCTACCAGccctattactggaaataGTCTCAAAGGACCAGGCTCTGGTGTTAGTATGCCTAACGAAGAAGGGAcatttaaacaaactgCTATTGATGGTTCTGAAGTACTAGTTGCTCGTACTGCTGATGGCCAAGTTTATGCTATTGCTACTCCCGCTTCCGGATCTGCTCCTGAGGGAGTTTCTAAAGAATCCAGTGAATCTAAAGGGTCTACATCAGAGGTTCCTGCATATCCTATTTCACATGTAAAAGAGTCTGAGACTCATAAAGAAGATCTGGTAAGTGATACAGAGTCGATTGTAGAAAAGACTAAATCGCAAGTTGCATTCCAAGAACAAGAAGCAACACGTGCtgatgaagatactgaCTCTACTGCTTCTGAAACTGCTGCTAGACCTGCTGATACTCTTGCTGAAGGCGAAATTGGAGAAATCCCTGGTAGAGGACTATTGGAAACTTTTGGTGCTCTTATCAAGCTTGGATTAACTGGACTAGATACGGCTGCTACACTTGGCACATCTGGATTGAGTGCTACCCTTGGACtagatgaaaaggatgttaAACAACTCGTATTCGGAGTACTAGATCTTATTGATCCTGGACCTCATGGACCTCTTGGTGAAAAGGGTAGTAAAGGAGAACCTGGTCAAGGTGATATTAGAGGTGGAGGAGGACAAGGCCGTAATGGTCCTAATCTACCTAATAGTAATGTTCCCGGTGAAACTTATGAAactaaagaagaaactgGTGGACCTCAAGCTCAACTAAGTGAATCTCCTGATCCTGGTGGAAAAACTCAAGCTGTTACTGGATTTCTTGAAACTGCTACTGGTCTAGGATATATCATCTCTGGtgtttttggtggatcAGGTGCAGTTGGTCTGGCAGGTTATAAGCTTTATCAACgttttaaaggagatccttgggttcgacaaatatgatgaaTGTTCTAGGAAAGACTAAAAGCACATCCAATACAAAAGACAGTCCTCACAGACTCCGTCTACTCCTGACaatctttcaagatttattttgagattATTATCTTGTTGATGTGAATGGGTACTGAGTGGTTGTCTAATGGGGTACCACCAGAGATAATCCTATTCTACATTCTCTAGGCCCACTACATTCGCCAAAAGACACTCAAGCCAGTAGTAATAACAAGAATAAGCAAGTGATGGAAGAACTCTCAGGACATGCacctttataacaaaacgagTAGTACTGTCTACAAAGAGTTAATGTTATAGACTCTAAAGAACATCTACCACGGGtagggagaacatactgcattaaatcCATAGGGGGAGTAAGGAGTCACTACTGAGAAGACTCCTTCTTCAAGCTTAATGGGAGGTAGAGAATTGAAGAGTTTACCAAGATAATGGTCATGGTGTGGTCTCTGATTCATCTCTGTTAATCTCCGGGCCTATTGTTTTGAGGGACCTTTCATTCCCTAAACAATTCTCAATCATATAGTCGTCATTTGCAGATAGTTTAATGTCATCCATGAATAGTAGGTGGTTCATGGCATGTTCCTGTTTTTCTCCAATCTTTCCTTTTACCGTTGGGTAAACTGAATGGAGGATTTTACTCAGGGGATCCATGCATAGTACAAATAGAAGTGGTGATAACGAGTCTCCTTGGAGGATTCCTCTTGTTACCTTTTTCACCATTATAGGTTCTTTCCCACATCTAACGTCTATTGTCCATCCACTAGTGATATGCTTTATAAAGTTAGTAATCCAATCTGGGATATTAAGGTGATCTAAAACGGcatgtaaatatttatggTCTATCGAATCGAATGCCCTTTTGATATCGATCCATATTGTCTTTAGATTATTCTCGTGCGCTCTGTTAATTGCAATGTTCAACAGTGCTTGTTCCTTTGCCCCTTGAACTCGAACCGTGGCCAAACTATGACTCGGAATGAAAACTGCATGCATAACATATATTCATAGATTTAGGGTTGAAAACCTATAATAAAGCCTTTCCAGTTTTCAAGAAGGTCTTTGCATGAGGAACCAAGCTGAGTGCCACAAAACAAAGGAGACCAGCAGAGGCTATACCTCCAGCTATTCCGGCGACAATGATACTAGCATTAATATGAGACTTTTCACCCTTGTGTGTTGAAAAGTATGTTTTCATTAGGTCGTCTAGCGTCTCTTTAAGTATCTTGTTATTCTCTTCCGAGCTACTAGGCCCCTCCTTCATTGGTACCACCTTCCAGAGTTCACCCCcaattttgtaaaactcATAACCATTCTCCTCGGCCTGTTCAAACTCGACGATAAGAGGGTATGATAACAAGACGTCACAGGTGGAATAATACACGGAAAAACTCTTTATAGCGTAAGCGGGGATCGGTATGTTCATGGCTCGTTTCCCCCTGTAGATGAGCGCAGAAATCTTGAATCCATTATTCTTGTGAGGTATTGAATGGGAATGTTTTATGTAGTTGCAAAATGGTGTTGAATTCACAGCAATAACTTCTCTGCATCCTTCAAAAATGCACACGTAATCATGGATCCTGGAAAGGTCTATATTGTGAGCGTTGTTGTAAATGCAATTAAAACCATCAAGGAGTTGTATTAGACTATACTTACTCAAGGAATTGACGTTTTTCAGGCTGTCACTGTGTTCAACGGCGTAGCAACTTGTTCGATCACCCAGTTCGATAAGGAGAGGATTCTCATGCTCTCTATCGTACacccagtagtagacagaaACTGTAGAAAGTGTTGTACTACTAATGTTGTATTTTCTCCTGTTATGCATTATGTCTCTGATCTTTGCTCCCTCTGGAGTATGGGTTACCTTTTCATAGCCAGGGCTGTCCTCCGGGTATGTGCTGGTTAGAAATACCTTTACGTCTCCAACAAGGTAATAACACCTGTTTGAGGAGTCATCTAGCCTAACTCCATCCTCACCCGCTTCTGCT
Above is a genomic segment from Theileria equi strain WA chromosome 4 map unlocalized gcontig_1105316255041, whole genome shotgun sequence containing:
- a CDS encoding conserved hypothetical protein (encoded by transcript BEWA_047350A) yields the protein MMTKSLFGVAVFTYFAVSSVFAAAQPSPQELKPVAGPDGLQGPIGPVGKGLTAKTIAKPDPGSARELSSGANSTHDRESTGKPEESERRYDGPGSAGFCPGGPTNPSAFIHTCNPKDKLYAALLSPQYSGHAEQLGTGAASVDPVASNKAHVEEAEDKISSSRQEGADPQPGPKPGEGKEEEVGDVGDRDVEIQQKLEEDKPLSLVQASGLPGPPRPETDQGEDGQADETQGKDTKGAVGEENSTASQHGSGAQNQGHTPTEEPPAATSSTAVDQSQLQPEALGAVELAGQTASTALPEAPQQPDGPSPPANITQGNAQGEDTLTEDGEGAGSGDNSPSSEPTLSTFSSPQATTSEAHNPETSASGDAQPFAEDGGGSPKPVAPQLGQDTPEAEALTGQGSLAGETPVSSDLRATHKGRSAQSGRKAGDASDEGKAGQHTKTDGSAATVVQPAPRVDVTTAAKIRNGMNSSFSADYKAVYDGFSASHVFSAIAVVFAVALFY
- a CDS encoding signal peptide containing protein (encoded by transcript BEWA_047340A); translation: MNAVLRVPLLLTILLSTRTIIANPGDEERRDNNNEERRDKNGMILIDLDVSGDIPDKIKVIKSRTLFHLNRYRVAPEYKTHYRIGAISDNGMRVLDENHQNLPQYSNIMERQVSLFRDRYGTNVVRVTDTFKIENSKVIKNMLEFINKPGKSFYALLVRYHIDIDLLDPGTLDKLNVHKIEGSGFTVFQLRKNMLTHAYIGVVKYGGQIVHEALSNDVIEREVTLDNSPESHAILVRSTMRDGSSSYSKYLVVEDGNGGRIVHEETKTF
- a CDS encoding hypothetical protein (encoded by transcript BEWA_047380A), producing the protein MTPTTVAIDVAKRAEAGEDGVRLDDSSNRCYYLVGDVKVFLTSTYPEDSPGYEKVTHTPEGAKIRDIMHNRRKYNISSTTLSTVSVYYWVYDREHENPLLIELGDRTSCYAVEHSDSLKNVNSLSKYSLIQLLDGFNCIYNNAHNIDLSRIHDYVCIFEGCREVIAVNSTPFCNYIKHSHSIPHKNNGFKISALIYRGKRAMNIPIPAYAIKSFSVYYSTCDVLLSYPLIVEFEQAEENGYEFYKIGGELWKVVPMKEGPSSSEENNKILKETLDDLMKTYFSTHKGEKSHINASIIVAGIAGGIASAGLLCFVALSLVPHAKTFLKTGKALL
- a CDS encoding hypothetical protein (encoded by transcript BEWA_047360A), with the protein product MVHPQSSVIINIKEDVPSELETTGFYGGSPDREVRLEKSESPLSPGFLKFTHVASAGQPFTVEIVIYESESNTVDVGVKNKEIKHLAVWYWFGDINHNQPILIEVWEKDGTYTYYNKGDDNGWSIYNLRSNPLKGEALERKLEHLNCEYYKVVTMDLTLGKHQHGNSYCCSKHNGQEKVYVQELKVPVGSPPIPYYKHEIIDKGYKLTKIKYYDYSVNRKPHALSFPIPGSISACAFYCGGKNPVLLYLHSEDKNTISGWFKKNTIGTGDNWERTLTGVPCPDDIKGCDDGYFDALVMELMSAGCPYSRCTDNKSLHGAYGDSTSFVPSGLQGNAQPPQYLPKEYPQPAVSYYRPDATSPITGNSLKGPGSGVSMPNEEGTFKQTAIDGSEVLVARTADGQVYAIATPASGSAPEGVSKESSESKGSTSEVPAYPISHVKESETHKEDLVSDTESIVEKTKSQVAFQEQEATRADEDTDSTASETAARPADTLAEGEIGEIPGRGLLETFGALIKLGLTGLDTAATLGTSGLSATLGLDEKDVKQLVFGVLDLIDPGPHGPLGEKGSKGEPGQGDIRGGGGQGRNGPNLPNSNVPGETYETKEETGGPQAQLSESPDPGGKTQAVTGFLETATGLGYIISGVFGGSGAVGLAGYKLYQRFKGDPWVRQI
- a CDS encoding hypothetical protein (encoded by transcript BEWA_047370A), with the translated sequence MHAVFIPSHSLATVRVQGAKEQALLNIAINRAHENNLKTIWIDIKRAFDSIDHKYLHAVLDHLNIPDWITNFIKHITSGWTIDVRCGKEPIMVKKVTRGILQGDSLSPLLFVLCMDPLSKILHSVYPTVKGKIGEKQEHAMNHLLFMDDIKLSANDDYMIENCLGNERSLKTIGPEINRDESETTP